A single region of the Micropterus dolomieu isolate WLL.071019.BEF.003 ecotype Adirondacks linkage group LG18, ASM2129224v1, whole genome shotgun sequence genome encodes:
- the LOC123986893 gene encoding melanocyte protein PMEL-like, with product MSLYLHYPSFSLPSEVCTTISDADCITPVETICNAATPSPDCQMIVRQVFNDTGVFCINVSLTNDVSLAVASARVSVAAASGGSSAGTAATVVGVMVLACVVCCIGLMHRRSKQYQPLREDNFGGSSAVTSMPLLLWNLLSRESPGESRPLLQGRTV from the exons ATGTCTCTGTACCTTCACTATCCTTCCTTCAGTCTGCCAAGTGAGGTCTGCACAACCATTTCTGATGCTGACTGTATCACACCGGTGGAGACCATCTGTAATGCAGCCACACCCTCTCCAGACTGTCAGATGATCGTTCGTCAGGTCTTCAATGACACCGGAGTATTTTGCATCAATGTCTCGTTGACCAATGATGTCAGTCTAGCTGTGGCAAGTGCCAGAGTCAGTGTAGCAGCAG CCTCTGGTGGTTCCTCAGCTGGAACTGCAGCCACAGTCGTGGGCGTTATGGTTCTCGCCTGTGTTGTCTGTTGCATTGGTTTGATGCACAG ACGGTCCAAGCAGTACCAGCCACTAAGAGAAGACAACTTTGGAGGCAGCTCGGCGGTAACATCAATGCCTTTGTTGTTGTGGAACTTGTTGAGCCGAGAGTCACCAGGAGAGAGTCGTCCACTGCTTCAGGGGAGGACTGTGTGA